A section of the Bacillus sp. HSf4 genome encodes:
- a CDS encoding DUF2187 family protein, with product MKIAKVGNVIEFKNGLTGIVEKVNENSVIVDVTIMENYRDLELDSLTVVNHKNYKIIKDSFH from the coding sequence TTGAAGATTGCAAAAGTCGGGAACGTCATCGAATTTAAAAACGGACTCACCGGAATCGTGGAAAAAGTAAACGAAAATTCGGTTATCGTCGATGTCACGATTATGGAAAATTACAGAGACTTGGAATTGGACTCCTTAACCGTCGTCAACCATAAAAACTATAAAATTATTAAAGACTCCTTTCATTGA
- a CDS encoding cell wall hydrolase, translated as MKAKLAALAAFIICMLPAAKIEHAQAALPFSKKEKQAKERVLESLSPEEYSSFTHLTDEKSFIEIMPQPDAEDIEEEEAPELTGAEKRLLSRLVHAEAKGEPFEGKVAVANVVLNRVEDDRFPDSVKSVIYQKNAFEPVLNGSIRKKPDRQSIKAVEEAVDEHKKETDALYFYNPESATDDWIKTRKVIERIGNHVFAV; from the coding sequence ATGAAAGCAAAGTTAGCTGCGTTAGCTGCTTTTATCATCTGCATGCTGCCTGCGGCAAAAATCGAGCATGCTCAGGCCGCCCTGCCGTTTTCGAAAAAAGAAAAACAGGCGAAGGAGCGGGTGTTGGAAAGCTTGAGTCCAGAAGAGTACTCGTCTTTCACTCATTTGACAGATGAAAAAAGCTTCATCGAAATCATGCCGCAGCCTGACGCTGAGGATATAGAAGAAGAGGAAGCACCGGAATTGACGGGTGCAGAGAAAAGGCTGCTGTCAAGACTCGTTCATGCAGAAGCGAAAGGCGAACCGTTTGAAGGGAAAGTGGCGGTGGCCAATGTCGTCCTGAACCGTGTCGAAGACGACAGATTTCCCGACAGCGTCAAAAGTGTCATCTACCAAAAAAACGCATTTGAGCCTGTTCTTAATGGAAGCATCAGGAAAAAACCGGACCGCCAATCAATTAAAGCTGTCGAAGAGGCGGTTGATGAACATAAAAAAGAAACAGACGCGTTATATTTTTATAATCCCGAGTCCGCTACGGATGACTGGATTAAAACGAGAAAAGTCATCGAACGCATCGGCAATCATGTCTTTGCAGTTTAA
- a CDS encoding polysaccharide biosynthesis protein, with product MNRFVKGIVLLSLAAFFAECLEFVINMILARELGEHGMGLYMSVLPSIFLVVVIASLELPVSISKFIAESNQKLHESMLKHALRLTAVCTVFSTAAAVIILPFIPIFDSYHPLIRGIVIGMIPTVAFTSVARGYFMGVQQMGKIATANALKKILQLIGLFLFFQWYSFDLDTSVLISLFVLFASEVVVFVYLYSQFILVRRAAAKGQHVHLRRNDVLKRLLTVSIPTTGLRVFHAVTNAVEPFLVKGTLLAAGVSRTAAIEQFGVLSGVAMTIGFFPAFIAHSLMVVMIPSISESYAYGQIDRVIKRIKQSIFITLLYGIPAVLVMYHFAEPLTRLFFDTANAAFYLKLLWPYFLFHFFVMPFQACLIGMGLVKDAFYHNVWASAISFLMMYMLGSMESLQMTGIILAMNTGMILLTSLHYVTICKELGVTLLLTTKTGSPRIESR from the coding sequence ATGAACCGTTTTGTAAAAGGAATCGTTCTTCTTTCGCTAGCAGCTTTTTTTGCAGAATGTCTTGAGTTTGTCATCAATATGATTCTTGCACGGGAGCTTGGCGAGCATGGCATGGGGCTCTATATGAGTGTGCTGCCTTCGATATTTTTGGTCGTCGTCATCGCAAGCCTCGAGCTGCCAGTTTCAATATCAAAGTTTATTGCGGAGTCCAATCAAAAGCTGCATGAAAGCATGCTGAAACATGCCTTGAGGCTGACCGCGGTCTGCACGGTCTTTTCTACGGCGGCTGCGGTTATCATTTTGCCCTTTATTCCGATATTCGATTCGTATCACCCGTTAATCAGGGGCATCGTCATCGGTATGATCCCGACGGTTGCATTTACATCTGTTGCCCGGGGATATTTCATGGGTGTCCAGCAAATGGGGAAAATCGCAACGGCAAATGCATTGAAAAAAATCTTGCAGCTGATCGGCTTGTTTTTATTTTTTCAGTGGTATTCCTTTGATCTGGATACATCGGTATTGATCTCGCTGTTTGTTCTGTTCGCCAGTGAAGTCGTTGTCTTTGTGTATTTATATTCCCAGTTTATTTTGGTGAGACGGGCTGCCGCTAAAGGACAGCATGTCCATTTGCGTCGGAATGATGTGTTAAAACGGCTGCTTACCGTTTCGATTCCGACGACAGGGCTGCGTGTTTTTCATGCTGTTACAAATGCCGTCGAACCTTTTTTGGTCAAAGGGACGCTGCTCGCCGCCGGCGTTTCGAGAACAGCGGCGATTGAGCAGTTCGGTGTGCTGTCAGGGGTTGCCATGACGATCGGATTTTTCCCCGCTTTTATCGCCCATTCGCTTATGGTTGTCATGATCCCGAGCATTTCTGAAAGCTATGCCTATGGACAAATTGACCGTGTCATCAAACGGATCAAACAGTCGATCTTCATCACGCTCCTTTACGGGATCCCGGCGGTGCTGGTGATGTATCATTTTGCAGAGCCTTTGACCCGCCTGTTTTTTGATACGGCAAATGCCGCCTTCTATCTGAAATTGCTTTGGCCGTATTTTTTGTTTCATTTTTTCGTCATGCCTTTTCAGGCCTGTTTAATCGGGATGGGGCTTGTCAAGGATGCTTTTTATCATAATGTTTGGGCCAGTGCAATATCGTTTTTGATGATGTATATGCTCGGTTCAATGGAGAGTTTGCAGATGACGGGCATCATTCTGGCGATGAACACAGGCATGATTTTGCTGACATCTCTGCATTATGTGACGATATGCAAAGAGCTCGGTGTCACCTTGTTATTAACGACGAAAACGGGATCGCCGAGAATTGAAAGCCGCTGA
- the stoA gene encoding endospore biogenesis thiol-disulfide oxidoreductase StoA: MKRIAAFCMSLIFLLWTGLLPPTAYAQNAAPAVMHMKTMEGQRVIIPAEGQKTIIHFWTTWCPPCREELPRFQSYYEEKQPDVKLITVNLLNAEKNEQTVKRFIKANKLSFPIIFDAKGEMMKAYNVMTIPSTFFINEKGELEKSIVGPITVEQMKKWARKKS; encoded by the coding sequence ATGAAAAGAATAGCCGCCTTTTGCATGTCATTGATTTTTTTGCTCTGGACAGGTCTGTTGCCGCCGACTGCTTACGCGCAAAACGCTGCACCTGCGGTGATGCATATGAAAACGATGGAAGGCCAGCGTGTGATCATCCCTGCTGAAGGCCAGAAGACGATCATTCATTTTTGGACGACCTGGTGCCCTCCGTGCCGGGAGGAGCTTCCCCGTTTTCAGTCCTATTATGAAGAAAAACAGCCTGATGTGAAATTGATCACCGTTAATTTGCTGAATGCAGAAAAAAACGAGCAGACGGTCAAGCGATTTATCAAAGCGAATAAGCTTTCATTTCCGATTATATTTGACGCGAAAGGCGAGATGATGAAAGCCTACAATGTGATGACGATTCCATCGACGTTTTTCATCAATGAAAAAGGAGAGCTGGAAAAATCGATCGTCGGGCCGATTACGGTTGAACAAATGAAGAAATGGGCAAGGAAAAAAAGCTGA
- a CDS encoding heavy metal translocating P-type ATPase, with protein MQLDIRNQSQPKYHMLHLDNWRQHGELAAALLAGVLIIAGWLSSGNETLSVSLFLAAFCIGGFAKAKEGIQETLLEKTLNVELLMIFAAIGSAIIGYWAEGAILIFIFSLSGALETYTLNKSKRDLTSLMKLEPEEAVLLGEGGARKVAAAELASGDLIMVKPGERIAADGEIESGKTSIDESALTGESIPVEKVSGDAVFAGTVNLSGSLTVRVSKANEDSLFKKIIKLVESAQNSVSPSQAFIDRFENLYVKGVLLAVGLLLFLPHYVLGWGWSETFYRAMVFMVVASPCALVASIMPAALSLISNGARNGLLVKGGVFLEKLGNSKIVAFDKTGTITKGKPAVEDMLLVEGMDESECLEAAAAIEKQSDHPLAKAIVAYAEAKGIRAAEHVSIEETSGFGVRAQYRGETWLIGKAGFAGDKEADQCLGDSVQKLAEQGKTIVYLKKGDRLAGCFALKDQIRPEAKAVIGDLNALGIQTAMLTGDQPETAAAIAREAGLKFVVSECLPDSKVEEAQKLKHTYGTVVMVGDGINDAPALAAADVGVAMGEGTDVALETADVVLMKNDLTGLTNMIRLSRKMNRIIKQNVIFSLAVICLLICSNFLQILDLPLGVIGHEGSTLLVILNGLRLLKS; from the coding sequence ATGCAATTAGATATCCGCAATCAATCACAGCCAAAATATCATATGTTACATTTAGACAATTGGAGACAGCATGGCGAACTGGCCGCTGCGCTGTTGGCAGGCGTGCTGATCATAGCCGGCTGGCTGTCGTCCGGTAATGAGACATTGTCCGTCAGCTTGTTTTTGGCAGCTTTTTGTATCGGGGGCTTTGCCAAAGCAAAAGAGGGAATTCAAGAAACGCTTCTGGAGAAGACGCTGAATGTCGAGCTTCTGATGATCTTTGCTGCGATCGGATCGGCGATCATCGGCTACTGGGCTGAAGGCGCCATTTTGATTTTTATCTTTTCGTTGAGCGGCGCTCTTGAAACTTATACGTTAAATAAAAGCAAACGGGACTTGACGTCTTTAATGAAATTGGAGCCTGAGGAAGCTGTTTTGCTGGGAGAAGGGGGCGCCCGAAAAGTGGCGGCGGCTGAGCTTGCCTCCGGCGACTTGATCATGGTCAAGCCGGGGGAACGAATCGCCGCCGACGGTGAAATTGAATCAGGGAAAACAAGCATTGATGAGTCTGCTCTCACCGGTGAATCAATACCCGTGGAAAAAGTCTCCGGTGACGCCGTATTTGCCGGAACGGTTAATTTGAGCGGATCGTTGACTGTTCGCGTTTCCAAGGCGAATGAAGATTCGCTTTTCAAAAAAATCATCAAGCTGGTTGAATCTGCGCAAAACAGTGTTTCCCCTTCCCAAGCGTTTATTGACCGTTTTGAAAACCTGTATGTGAAAGGCGTCTTGCTGGCTGTCGGCCTTCTCCTTTTTCTACCTCATTATGTGCTGGGGTGGGGCTGGAGCGAGACGTTTTACAGGGCGATGGTGTTTATGGTGGTTGCTTCTCCTTGCGCTCTTGTCGCTTCAATCATGCCGGCTGCTTTATCACTGATATCAAATGGAGCAAGGAACGGACTGCTAGTCAAAGGCGGCGTTTTCCTTGAAAAGCTCGGCAACAGCAAAATCGTCGCCTTTGATAAAACGGGAACGATCACAAAGGGGAAGCCCGCTGTAGAAGACATGCTTTTAGTTGAAGGCATGGATGAAAGCGAGTGTCTCGAAGCGGCAGCCGCTATTGAAAAACAGTCGGATCATCCGCTAGCCAAAGCGATTGTCGCATATGCCGAAGCTAAAGGAATTCGCGCGGCGGAACATGTATCGATAGAAGAGACGTCAGGTTTTGGCGTCAGGGCCCAATACCGCGGGGAGACATGGCTGATTGGTAAAGCGGGATTTGCCGGTGACAAAGAAGCTGACCAATGCCTTGGAGATTCGGTTCAAAAGCTTGCTGAACAGGGGAAAACGATTGTTTATTTGAAAAAAGGAGACCGCTTGGCCGGCTGCTTTGCATTAAAGGATCAAATCAGGCCGGAAGCGAAAGCGGTAATCGGCGATCTGAACGCGCTCGGTATTCAGACCGCGATGCTGACCGGTGATCAGCCGGAAACGGCAGCGGCGATCGCCCGGGAAGCCGGACTCAAATTCGTCGTTTCTGAATGCCTGCCTGACAGCAAAGTGGAAGAAGCGCAAAAGCTTAAACATACGTATGGAACGGTTGTCATGGTGGGGGACGGGATCAATGATGCGCCGGCTCTTGCCGCCGCCGATGTCGGTGTGGCAATGGGAGAAGGAACAGACGTGGCCTTGGAAACGGCTGATGTCGTGCTCATGAAAAACGATTTGACAGGTTTGACGAACATGATTCGCCTCTCCAGGAAAATGAACAGGATCATCAAACAAAATGTCATTTTTTCATTGGCTGTGATCTGTTTGTTGATTTGCAGCAACTTCCTGCAAATTCTCGACTTGCCGCTCGGCGTTATCGGGCATGAAGGCAGCACACTGCTCGTCATCTTAAACGGACTCCGCCTCCTAAAATCGTAA
- a CDS encoding Xaa-Pro peptidase family protein, whose protein sequence is MERIEQISAWLQENDISSAFIHSKENVFYLTRFYTEPHERLMGVFAFQTGEPFFVCPLMEKNQAKAAGWPHDIIGYEDHENPWDLIAEALKKRNLKLSKVAVEKETLSLSRAEMLKAVTNGAELVSAEQKLNELRVVKDEHEIRILREAAKLADYGVEAGAAALQEGISEIEVVATIEYELKKKGIQGMSFSTMVLFGEKSGQPHGNPGTRTLKAGDFVLFDLGVITDGYCSDITRTLVYKEASSRQKEIYDTVLQAETAALEMSKPGVRIGDLDLKARGMIEQAGYGEYFPHRLGHGLGISAHEYPSMSHNNDERLKKGMVYTIEPGIYIPEIGGVRIEDDVLVTEDGAEALTCYPKQLTVIS, encoded by the coding sequence GTGGAAAGAATTGAACAAATTTCTGCCTGGCTGCAGGAAAATGATATTTCGTCAGCTTTTATTCATTCAAAAGAAAATGTTTTTTATTTGACTCGCTTTTACACAGAGCCTCACGAACGGCTGATGGGTGTTTTCGCATTTCAAACAGGGGAGCCGTTTTTTGTCTGCCCGCTGATGGAGAAAAATCAGGCCAAAGCGGCGGGCTGGCCGCACGACATCATCGGTTATGAGGACCATGAAAATCCTTGGGATCTGATCGCGGAAGCCCTCAAAAAAAGAAATCTCAAGCTATCCAAAGTAGCGGTTGAAAAAGAAACGCTCTCCCTTTCCCGCGCTGAAATGCTGAAGGCTGTTACAAATGGAGCAGAGCTCGTTTCTGCAGAACAGAAGCTGAACGAGCTTCGGGTTGTAAAGGATGAACATGAAATCCGCATTCTCCGCGAAGCGGCAAAGCTTGCCGACTACGGAGTGGAAGCGGGCGCTGCTGCTTTGCAGGAAGGCATTTCAGAAATCGAGGTTGTCGCCACGATTGAATACGAACTGAAGAAAAAAGGGATTCAAGGCATGTCTTTTTCAACGATGGTCCTGTTTGGCGAAAAATCGGGGCAGCCGCACGGAAATCCCGGAACCAGGACGCTGAAAGCAGGCGATTTCGTCCTCTTCGATCTCGGTGTGATCACGGACGGGTACTGCTCTGACATTACGCGGACGCTCGTCTATAAAGAGGCAAGCAGCCGCCAGAAAGAAATATATGACACGGTTCTCCAGGCGGAAACGGCGGCTCTGGAAATGAGCAAACCGGGTGTGAGGATCGGCGATCTTGATTTAAAAGCGCGGGGCATGATCGAACAAGCAGGCTATGGGGAATACTTCCCGCACCGCCTCGGCCACGGGCTGGGAATTTCCGCGCACGAATACCCGTCCATGAGCCATAACAATGATGAACGATTGAAAAAAGGAATGGTTTATACGATTGAGCCCGGCATCTATATCCCGGAAATCGGCGGCGTTCGAATTGAAGACGATGTCCTTGTCACTGAGGACGGCGCGGAAGCTTTGACATGTTATCCGAAACAGCTGACCGTGATTTCTTAA
- a CDS encoding GNAT family N-acetyltransferase has translation MTQEKRGYSLGKALLTESIEKAKSIDGIENVYLTVGSTNRSAKKLSALLGL, from the coding sequence GTGACACAAGAAAAGCGCGGATATAGCCTTGGAAAGGCATTGTTGACTGAATCGATCGAAAAGGCGAAAAGCATAGACGGAATTGAAAATGTGTACTTAACCGTTGGGTCAACGAATCGATCAGCTAAAAAACTGTCCGCTTTATTAGGGCTTTGA
- a CDS encoding LacI family DNA-binding transcriptional regulator has protein sequence MANIREIAKAAGVSITTVSRVLNGHPYVKEEKRKKVLETIERLEYARNMHAVHLSKGFSNMIGVVLPTISLPYFSELIEGIAEEAAQAGVHFALYQTNYQVEKEIFALEQLKQRQVDGLIFCSKAMSDEELLNWRETGPFILCQDSKEEHFSTVSIPHQEAFRRGLDFLIEKGHRKIAIGLARKNGVNSHFRLTAYQEALSSIGEAYRDEWVFERSLTITDGQKLFSRWRGMKEKPTAVFVANDQVSAGLYLEARHHSVDVPGKLAILSCDNQPISQVLGISTIEIKIKEMGRHAFRLLQKRISGAGPEKQVISYKLIERSTV, from the coding sequence ATGGCGAATATCAGAGAAATAGCTAAAGCGGCGGGTGTGTCAATCACGACTGTTTCAAGGGTTCTCAACGGCCATCCCTATGTTAAGGAAGAGAAGCGGAAAAAAGTTCTTGAGACGATTGAGCGGCTTGAATATGCGCGGAATATGCACGCCGTTCACTTGTCGAAAGGCTTTTCCAATATGATCGGGGTTGTCTTGCCGACGATCAGCCTGCCGTATTTCAGCGAATTAATTGAAGGAATTGCCGAAGAGGCGGCCCAAGCCGGGGTCCACTTTGCGCTGTACCAGACAAATTACCAAGTGGAAAAAGAAATTTTTGCATTGGAGCAGCTGAAGCAGCGGCAGGTGGACGGCTTGATTTTTTGCTCAAAAGCAATGTCTGATGAGGAGCTCTTGAACTGGCGCGAGACAGGGCCTTTCATCCTTTGCCAGGATTCAAAGGAAGAGCATTTTTCAACGGTCAGCATCCCCCATCAGGAAGCGTTCCGCCGCGGTTTGGATTTTCTGATTGAAAAAGGGCACAGAAAAATTGCGATCGGCTTGGCAAGGAAAAATGGGGTCAACAGCCACTTCCGTCTGACGGCTTATCAAGAAGCGCTCTCATCCATCGGGGAAGCCTATCGCGATGAGTGGGTGTTTGAACGGTCCTTGACGATCACCGATGGGCAGAAACTGTTTTCGAGGTGGAGAGGGATGAAGGAGAAACCGACGGCGGTGTTTGTCGCCAATGACCAGGTGTCGGCAGGCCTCTATCTTGAAGCTCGGCATCACAGTGTTGATGTTCCCGGAAAGCTCGCGATATTAAGCTGTGATAATCAGCCGATCAGCCAAGTACTCGGTATTTCAACGATCGAAATCAAGATAAAAGAGATGGGCAGACACGCCTTCCGCCTCCTGCAAAAAAGAATCAGCGGAGCAGGTCCTGAAAAGCAGGTTATCTCCTACAAACTGATCGAAAGATCGACAGTATAA
- a CDS encoding PRD domain-containing protein, with the protein MKRSFTVEKVLNNNVLIALHEDYREAVLIGKGIGFGKKRGDLIEHENYEKMFVLENDKEQSQYKKLLTYVDEKMVDIASDVIYHIAQKIGQPLNEHIHVALTDHIAFAVKRLEQGFDMKNPFLLETESLYPKEYEVANEAIKMINEQLGVELPEGEIGFIALHIHSAMTNRPLSEVNQHSQLISRLVQVIEDSFQMKVNRESVNYLRLIRHLRFTIDRIKRDEPIQEPEKLMLLLKTEYPLCYNTAWKMIKILQQSLKKPVHEAEAVYLTLHLYRLTNKIS; encoded by the coding sequence GTGAAAAGATCCTTTACCGTTGAAAAGGTACTCAACAACAACGTTTTAATCGCACTCCACGAGGATTACAGAGAGGCGGTCCTGATTGGAAAAGGGATCGGATTTGGCAAAAAGCGCGGAGATCTTATCGAACATGAGAACTATGAAAAGATGTTTGTCTTGGAAAATGATAAAGAACAATCCCAGTATAAAAAGCTCCTCACATATGTCGATGAAAAAATGGTTGATATCGCAAGTGACGTCATCTACCATATCGCGCAGAAAATCGGCCAGCCGCTGAACGAGCATATCCATGTCGCTCTCACAGATCATATCGCGTTTGCCGTCAAGCGCCTTGAACAGGGATTTGATATGAAAAATCCGTTCCTGCTTGAGACGGAATCGCTTTATCCGAAGGAATACGAAGTGGCCAATGAAGCCATCAAGATGATCAACGAACAACTGGGCGTCGAGCTTCCTGAAGGTGAAATCGGTTTTATCGCGCTTCATATTCACAGCGCGATGACGAATCGGCCGCTGTCTGAAGTCAATCAACACTCACAGCTGATCTCCCGGCTCGTCCAGGTCATTGAAGACTCGTTTCAGATGAAGGTGAACAGAGAAAGCGTAAACTACTTGCGTTTGATCCGCCATCTGCGGTTTACGATTGACAGGATCAAACGGGACGAACCCATTCAAGAACCGGAAAAATTAATGTTGTTGTTGAAAACCGAATATCCGCTATGTTACAATACTGCTTGGAAGATGATCAAGATCTTGCAGCAATCGCTCAAGAAACCTGTTCATGAGGCAGAAGCTGTTTATTTGACATTGCATTTGTACCGTTTAACAAATAAAATTTCATAA
- the ptsG gene encoding glucose-specific PTS transporter subunit IIBC yields the protein MFKSLFGVLQKIGRALMLPVAILPAAGILLALGNAMQNPQMIKVAPFLTNGGVQMVAKVMESSGDVVFSNLALLFAVGVAIGLANGDGVAGIAAIIGYLVMNVTMSAVLTQNGSIPSDAVERAQFFAENHPQYTTVLGIPTLATGVFGGIIVGVLAAAMYNRFFKIELPQYLGFFAGKRFVPIITSISALILGLIMLVIWPPIQGALNSFSTNLLAANEALAALVFGIIERSLIPFGLHHIFYSPFWYEFFSYTNKAGELVRGDQRIFMAQIKDGVQLTAGTFMTGKYPFMMFGLPAAALAIYHEAKPQNKKLVAGIMGSAALTSFLTGITEPIEFSFLFVAPILFAIHCVFAGLSFMMMDILNVKIGMTFSGGLIDYFLFGILPNRTAWWLVIPVGLVLAVVYYFGFRFAIRKFNLKTPGREDEAAEAPEQGKEAAGDLPYEILEAMGDQENIKHLDACITRLRVTVNDQKKVDKERLKKLGASGVLEVGNNIQAIFGPRSDTLKSQMQDIMSGRTPRPEKAPEAAEEVEQQIEEVMVEPLQNEAGEEVFVSPLAGELHPITDVPDQVFSGKMMGDGFAILPSKGTVVSPVRGKVLNVFPTKHAIGLQSDGGREILIHFGIDTVSLKGEGFTSFVSEGDRVEPGQKLLEVDIDKVKDQVPSLMTPVVFTNLEEGAAVSLVAEGNVSLKQDEIVRIEK from the coding sequence ATGTTTAAATCGCTATTTGGCGTCCTGCAGAAAATCGGACGGGCGCTGATGCTTCCAGTAGCAATCTTGCCGGCGGCAGGAATTCTGCTCGCCTTGGGTAATGCCATGCAAAACCCGCAAATGATTAAGGTCGCGCCGTTTCTAACGAATGGCGGCGTTCAAATGGTTGCGAAAGTGATGGAAAGCTCAGGGGATGTTGTCTTCAGCAACCTGGCTCTCTTGTTCGCAGTCGGTGTTGCAATCGGCCTTGCCAACGGTGACGGTGTCGCTGGAATCGCCGCTATCATCGGCTACCTCGTCATGAATGTGACGATGAGCGCGGTGCTGACTCAAAACGGCTCAATTCCGAGCGATGCAGTTGAAAGAGCGCAATTTTTCGCCGAGAACCATCCGCAATATACGACAGTGCTCGGGATTCCGACATTGGCGACCGGGGTATTCGGCGGTATTATCGTCGGTGTCCTCGCCGCTGCCATGTACAATCGATTCTTTAAAATCGAACTTCCGCAATACTTAGGATTCTTTGCCGGAAAACGGTTTGTTCCGATTATTACATCCATCAGCGCCCTGATCCTCGGATTGATCATGCTGGTGATCTGGCCGCCGATTCAAGGGGCGTTGAACAGCTTTTCGACAAACCTGCTTGCTGCCAACGAAGCGCTGGCCGCTTTGGTCTTCGGTATTATCGAACGCTCGCTGATACCGTTTGGTCTGCACCATATTTTCTACTCGCCATTCTGGTACGAATTTTTCAGCTACACAAACAAAGCTGGAGAACTTGTCCGCGGTGACCAGCGAATTTTCATGGCGCAGATTAAAGACGGCGTTCAGTTGACTGCCGGAACATTTATGACGGGTAAATATCCGTTTATGATGTTCGGTCTTCCTGCCGCAGCGCTGGCGATTTATCATGAAGCAAAGCCGCAAAACAAAAAGCTTGTCGCCGGTATTATGGGTTCAGCCGCGCTGACATCTTTCTTAACAGGGATTACTGAACCGATCGAATTCTCATTCTTGTTCGTTGCACCTATCCTGTTTGCGATTCACTGTGTATTCGCCGGATTGTCATTCATGATGATGGACATTCTGAATGTCAAGATCGGAATGACGTTCTCAGGCGGTTTGATCGACTACTTCCTGTTCGGTATTCTGCCAAACCGCACGGCATGGTGGCTTGTGATCCCTGTCGGTCTCGTGCTGGCTGTGGTCTACTACTTCGGATTCAGATTTGCGATCCGCAAATTCAATTTGAAAACGCCGGGCCGCGAGGATGAGGCTGCAGAAGCTCCTGAACAAGGCAAAGAAGCAGCCGGCGATCTGCCGTATGAAATTCTTGAAGCCATGGGAGATCAAGAAAACATCAAGCACCTTGATGCATGTATCACAAGACTTCGCGTGACAGTCAACGACCAGAAGAAAGTTGACAAGGAGCGCTTGAAAAAACTTGGCGCATCAGGCGTACTTGAAGTCGGCAATAACATTCAGGCGATCTTCGGACCGAGATCAGACACCTTAAAATCACAAATGCAGGATATCATGTCAGGACGTACGCCGCGCCCTGAAAAAGCTCCGGAAGCCGCTGAGGAAGTCGAGCAGCAGATTGAAGAAGTCATGGTCGAACCTCTTCAAAATGAAGCGGGTGAGGAAGTCTTTGTTTCACCGCTGGCAGGAGAGCTTCATCCGATTACTGATGTACCTGACCAGGTATTCTCAGGAAAAATGATGGGCGACGGCTTCGCGATTCTTCCTTCAAAAGGCACGGTCGTTTCTCCTGTAAGAGGAAAAGTGCTCAACGTCTTCCCGACAAAGCATGCGATCGGCCTGCAATCTGACGGCGGTAGAGAGATTCTGATCCACTTTGGAATTGATACCGTCAGCTTGAAAGGCGAAGGGTTCACATCGTTTGTTTCAGAAGGAGACCGCGTTGAACCGGGCCAGAAGCTGCTCGAAGTCGATATTGACAAAGTGAAGGATCAGGTGCCTTCCTTGATGACGCCAGTCGTTTTCACAAACCTTGAAGAAGGCGCTGCTGTAAGCTTAGTGGCGGAAGGAAATGTCAGCCTGAAGCAGGACGAAATCGTCCGCATCGAAAAATAA
- a CDS encoding phosphocarrier protein HPr, producing the protein MAQKTFKVTADSGIHARPATVLVQTASKYDADINLEYNGKTVNLKSIMGVMSLGIAKGAEITISASGADENDALSALEDTMKSEGLGE; encoded by the coding sequence ATGGCACAAAAAACGTTTAAAGTAACTGCAGACTCTGGTATCCACGCGCGTCCAGCGACAGTTCTTGTACAAACTGCGAGCAAATATGATGCAGATATCAATTTGGAATATAACGGAAAAACCGTAAACCTTAAATCTATTATGGGTGTTATGTCACTTGGTATTGCTAAAGGTGCTGAAATTACGATTTCTGCTTCAGGCGCTGACGAAAATGATGCTCTTTCTGCACTGGAAGATACAATGAAAAGCGAAGGACTCGGCGAGTAA